The following coding sequences lie in one Sphingomonas sp. M1-B02 genomic window:
- a CDS encoding phosphatase PAP2 family protein yields the protein MIGRSQREAVFTGTLFTLLIAYTGLTLWLSEVGMSDYLTLLATYLCLIAPVWILVALIALALLFHRRNSHAERTSLRALVLIEIELRRQRDGFLSFLSPPLIFALLLATFNLFKQRVLPQAGFGLDPALAGLDRMLFAGIDPWRITHAVLPSPWITFVLDSLYHGWFLPMSVGVMLCSFLPATADALRYRYLISFFAVWILLGSGLAALLPAAGPCFQPTAIGLAPGFEPLFARLQGQQNWISSEWPMAGLSALEFQHGLLELHDSRGALAIGGGISAMPSLHNALAALFAMAAFQIDRRAGWVMTIYAALIWIGSIHLGWHYAVDGPVAVAATAAIWWASGRVVTALIADGSERAEMAHC from the coding sequence ATGATCGGACGATCGCAACGAGAGGCGGTGTTCACCGGAACGTTGTTCACGCTGCTGATCGCTTATACCGGGCTGACGCTCTGGCTCAGCGAAGTGGGGATGAGCGATTACCTGACGCTGCTCGCCACCTACCTCTGCCTGATAGCCCCCGTGTGGATTCTCGTTGCGCTGATCGCGCTTGCTTTGCTGTTCCACCGAAGGAACTCGCACGCTGAAAGGACGTCACTTCGAGCGTTGGTATTGATAGAGATCGAACTGCGACGGCAGCGAGACGGGTTCCTGTCGTTCCTCAGCCCGCCGCTGATCTTCGCGCTGCTGCTCGCCACCTTCAACCTGTTCAAACAACGTGTCCTGCCACAGGCGGGCTTCGGACTCGACCCGGCGCTGGCCGGGTTGGACCGGATGCTGTTCGCCGGGATCGATCCGTGGCGGATCACCCACGCCGTCCTGCCGTCGCCCTGGATAACGTTCGTGCTCGACTCCCTTTATCATGGCTGGTTTCTTCCGATGTCGGTGGGGGTCATGCTCTGCAGTTTCCTTCCGGCGACGGCCGACGCGCTGCGCTATCGCTATCTCATCAGCTTTTTCGCTGTCTGGATCCTGCTCGGTTCCGGTCTGGCGGCATTGCTGCCGGCGGCCGGGCCCTGCTTCCAGCCGACGGCGATCGGGCTCGCGCCGGGGTTCGAACCGCTGTTTGCGCGGCTCCAGGGGCAACAGAACTGGATTTCGAGCGAATGGCCGATGGCCGGCCTGTCCGCGTTGGAGTTCCAGCATGGCCTGTTGGAGCTTCACGACAGCCGTGGCGCGCTTGCGATCGGGGGTGGGATCTCGGCCATGCCATCCTTGCACAATGCGCTTGCGGCGCTTTTTGCGATGGCGGCATTCCAAATCGATCGCCGCGCCGGTTGGGTCATGACGATCTATGCCGCGCTAATCTGGATCGGCTCGATTCATCTTGGTTGGCATTATGCCGTCGACGGGCCGGTCGCAGTCGCCGCCACCGCGGCAATCTGGTGGGCCTCCGGACGCGTCGTCACGGCGCTGATCGCAGACGGGTCCGAGCGAGCGGAGATGGCCCACTGTTGA
- a CDS encoding ABC transporter ATP-binding protein, which translates to MERMRGDEPVLEIAGLSKTYGGRAGVRAVQDVSLTVGAGEVYGFLGANGAGKSTTIRMLLGLITPSSGAIRLFGRDLRHGQPLGKVGSLVDGGAFYPFLSGRRNLEVLAKTQGSDRGRIEPLLAQVGLERDARRKVKGYSTGMRQRLGVAAALLNDPDLVILDEPANGLDAAGIQEMRALIRSLAEERGKTVFLSSHLLNEVQQLCDRVAIIDRGVLIRESTVDELLQEEATLRIVATPLETARAVLSADWPCEIAGTALRVTAAQADAPEILRRLVAARIEVFSLAPQRRTLEEAFLAITQTETGDA; encoded by the coding sequence ATGGAGCGAATGCGCGGCGACGAGCCGGTCCTGGAGATTGCGGGCCTGTCCAAGACCTATGGCGGCCGCGCCGGGGTGCGGGCGGTGCAGGATGTGTCGCTGACCGTCGGGGCGGGCGAGGTCTATGGCTTTCTGGGCGCGAATGGCGCGGGGAAGAGCACGACGATCCGGATGCTGCTGGGGCTGATCACGCCCTCCTCGGGGGCCATCCGCTTGTTCGGGCGTGACCTTCGGCATGGTCAGCCGCTGGGCAAGGTGGGTTCGCTGGTGGACGGCGGGGCATTCTATCCGTTTCTCTCGGGGCGCCGGAATCTTGAGGTGCTGGCGAAGACCCAGGGTTCGGATCGCGGCCGGATCGAGCCCTTGCTCGCGCAGGTGGGGCTCGAGCGCGATGCGCGGCGCAAGGTGAAGGGCTATTCGACCGGCATGCGGCAGCGGCTGGGGGTCGCGGCGGCGCTGCTCAACGATCCCGATCTGGTGATCCTGGACGAGCCCGCCAACGGGCTGGACGCCGCGGGCATCCAGGAGATGCGGGCGCTGATCCGTTCGCTGGCCGAGGAGCGTGGCAAGACGGTGTTCCTCTCCAGCCATCTGCTCAACGAGGTCCAGCAGTTGTGCGACCGGGTGGCGATCATCGACCGCGGGGTGCTGATCCGCGAATCGACGGTGGACGAGCTGCTGCAGGAGGAAGCGACGCTGCGGATCGTGGCGACACCGCTCGAGACGGCGCGGGCGGTGCTGTCGGCGGACTGGCCGTGCGAGATTGCGGGGACCGCGTTGCGCGTGACCGCCGCGCAGGCCGATGCGCCCGAAATCCTGCGCCGGCTGGTGGCCGCGCGGATCGAGGTCTTCAGCCTGGCGCCGCAACGGCGGACGCTGGAAGAAGCCTTTCTTGCGATCACCCAGACGGAGACCGGCGATGCGTAG